One genomic region from uncultured Treponema sp. encodes:
- a CDS encoding CarD family transcriptional regulator translates to MAKPKTEFSVNQKVVYPSQGVGKITEIFKKDFNNEPTYYYKIYIEVSDMNVMVPVSKSKDLGIRAIVSKDEAQAALNSISDDFEPPTSDWKLRYQMNLDLLKKGTIGDIAAIVRCLYHRSKVKELPILERKLYDNAKKLLEDEIAEAFGISDKEVEAMLHEKLEPLGLKIEKKQAFADEDEDDDEFEEETSSNEKDSEDFDSEDDD, encoded by the coding sequence ATGGCAAAACCAAAGACAGAATTTTCTGTAAACCAAAAAGTTGTTTACCCAAGCCAGGGCGTTGGAAAAATCACAGAGATTTTCAAAAAAGACTTCAACAACGAGCCAACATATTACTACAAAATTTATATTGAAGTTTCCGACATGAATGTAATGGTTCCTGTATCAAAATCAAAGGACTTAGGAATCCGCGCAATCGTTTCAAAAGATGAAGCGCAGGCTGCACTGAATTCAATCAGCGACGACTTTGAGCCTCCTACTTCCGACTGGAAACTCCGCTACCAAATGAACCTTGACCTGCTCAAAAAAGGCACAATCGGCGACATTGCGGCAATCGTGCGCTGTCTTTACCACCGTTCAAAGGTAAAGGAACTTCCGATTCTTGAGCGCAAACTTTACGACAATGCAAAAAAACTTCTTGAGGACGAAATTGCAGAAGCCTTTGGAATTTCCGACAAGGAAGTTGAAGCCATGCTGCATGAAAAACTTGAGCCGCTTGGTTTAAAGATTGAAAAGAAACAAGCCTTTGCCGACGAAGATGAAGACGATGATGAGTTTGAAGAAGAAACTTCATCTAACGAAAAAGATTCCGAAGACTTTGACAGCGAGGATGATGATTAA
- a CDS encoding type II toxin-antitoxin system YafQ family toxin, protein MSGTENKYSLRLTKRFKKHLKLMEKRNKSSIRKIAETVDLLQKGEKLPERFRDHELTGNLKGNRECHILPDLLLIYRIFNDILILELVDTGSHADLFGM, encoded by the coding sequence ATGAGCGGAACAGAAAACAAATACAGTCTCCGCCTGACAAAACGTTTCAAAAAGCATCTTAAGCTGATGGAAAAACGCAACAAATCTTCAATCAGAAAGATTGCGGAAACAGTCGATTTACTTCAAAAAGGCGAAAAACTTCCCGAACGATTCCGCGACCACGAACTTACAGGAAACTTAAAAGGCAACCGCGAATGTCATATTCTGCCGGATTTGCTTTTAATTTACAGAATCTTCAACGACATTCTGATTCTTGAGCTTGTTGACACTGGCAGCCACGCTGATTTGTTCGGAATGTAA
- a CDS encoding type II toxin-antitoxin system RelB/DinJ family antitoxin codes for MNTVAMNVRVDKNLKEQATELYNDLGLSLSSAINMFLRQSVRENGLPFKPQRTRRKSEIELASEEADQLMNDPNAKTYNNFQEVLDELGIEA; via the coding sequence ATGAACACAGTAGCAATGAATGTTAGAGTTGACAAAAATCTCAAGGAACAGGCGACGGAGCTTTACAACGATTTGGGGCTTTCGCTTTCGAGCGCAATCAATATGTTTTTGCGGCAGTCGGTCAGGGAAAACGGGCTGCCGTTCAAGCCACAGCGGACGAGACGCAAGAGCGAGATTGAGCTTGCATCCGAGGAAGCCGACCAGCTTATGAACGACCCGAATGCGAAAACGTACAATAATTTTCAGGAAGTTCTTGACGAATTAGGAATTGAAGCATGA
- a CDS encoding aminopeptidase, translating into MDLIEEYKKFLENGKTERECVSLIIQLAEKNGYKDIQKTDSLKPGEKVYVCKRNKSIALFEIGTGSVENGMNILGAHIDSPRLDVKQNPLYEKDFLVYLNTHYYGGIKKYQWVTLPLALHGVVCLKDGSTVKISIGEKSDEPVFCISDILPHLAQKQMKETAADFIDGESLDLICGSEIPSVQNEYSDSKEKDKAKKLVLEILKEKYGIEEKDFNSAELEVVPAGAPRDLGFDRSLILAYGQDDRSCAYTSAQAMVDSKASSRTNCCICVDKEEIGSYGATGMGSHFMENAVAEVVARLGEYSELSVRRCLNNSWMLSSDVNSAYDPMNANLFDKENSSFLGGGIVFQKYTGSRGKSGASDADPEFIAKLRNALDSGNVKYQLAELGKVDQGGGGTIAHLAAKYGMYVLDAGVAVLSMHAPWEITSKEDIQQAYNGYKLFLGME; encoded by the coding sequence ATGGATTTAATAGAAGAATATAAGAAATTTCTTGAAAACGGAAAAACTGAACGCGAATGTGTTTCGCTTATAATTCAGCTTGCGGAAAAAAATGGATACAAGGACATTCAGAAAACTGATTCTTTAAAGCCGGGCGAAAAAGTCTACGTCTGCAAACGCAATAAAAGCATCGCGCTTTTTGAAATCGGCACAGGTTCTGTTGAAAACGGAATGAATATTCTTGGAGCGCACATTGATTCTCCTCGCTTGGATGTAAAGCAGAATCCGCTTTATGAAAAAGATTTTCTTGTTTATTTGAACACGCATTATTATGGCGGAATAAAAAAATATCAGTGGGTTACTTTGCCGCTTGCCTTGCACGGAGTTGTCTGTTTAAAGGACGGTTCTACTGTAAAAATTTCAATTGGCGAAAAATCCGATGAGCCTGTTTTTTGCATTTCAGATATTCTTCCGCACCTTGCCCAAAAACAAATGAAAGAAACAGCCGCTGATTTTATAGACGGAGAAAGTTTGGACTTAATCTGCGGAAGCGAAATTCCTTCAGTTCAAAATGAATATTCAGATTCAAAGGAAAAAGACAAGGCGAAAAAACTTGTTCTGGAAATTTTAAAGGAAAAATACGGAATTGAAGAAAAAGATTTTAATTCCGCTGAGCTTGAAGTTGTTCCGGCTGGCGCTCCAAGAGATTTGGGATTTGACCGCAGCTTGATTTTGGCTTACGGACAAGACGACCGTTCTTGCGCTTACACTTCTGCACAGGCGATGGTGGACAGCAAGGCTTCTTCCAGAACAAACTGCTGCATTTGCGTTGACAAGGAAGAAATCGGAAGCTATGGCGCAACTGGAATGGGAAGTCATTTTATGGAGAACGCAGTTGCGGAAGTTGTTGCCCGGCTTGGCGAATATTCAGAACTTTCTGTGCGCCGTTGCCTGAACAACAGCTGGATGCTTTCTAGCGATGTGAATTCAGCTTATGATCCGATGAACGCAAATTTATTTGACAAAGAAAATTCTTCGTTCCTTGGCGGCGGAATTGTTTTCCAAAAATATACAGGTTCGCGCGGAAAGTCCGGGGCAAGCGATGCGGATCCTGAATTCATTGCAAAGCTTAGAAATGCTCTTGATTCTGGAAATGTAAAATATCAGCTTGCGGAACTTGGCAAAGTTGACCAAGGCGGCGGAGGAACAATTGCACATCTTGCCGCAAAGTACGGAATGTATGTTCTTGATGCCGGCGTTGCGGTTTTGAGCATGCACGCTCCGTGGGAAATCACTTCAAAAGAAGATATTCAGCAGGCGTACAACGGCTACAAACTTTTCTTGGGAATGGAATAA
- a CDS encoding helix-turn-helix transcriptional regulator: MQTLRQQFIQNLKFFRKQKGMRQLDLALEIGKSSNYINSIENGKYFPSPETIENIALSLGIEPVRLFGKCEESEKEKIAETVLNIEENLRTEVLESIQKAFSKIKDA, encoded by the coding sequence ATGCAGACTTTGCGGCAACAGTTCATTCAGAATCTTAAATTTTTCAGAAAGCAAAAGGGGATGCGCCAGCTTGACCTTGCGCTCGAAATTGGAAAAAGCTCGAACTACATAAACAGCATTGAAAACGGCAAATATTTTCCTTCCCCGGAAACAATCGAAAACATCGCGCTTTCGCTGGGAATTGAGCCTGTCCGCCTTTTTGGAAAATGTGAAGAATCAGAAAAAGAAAAAATCGCCGAAACTGTTCTTAATATAGAAGAAAACCTCAGAACCGAAGTCCTCGAAAGCATTCAGAAAGCCTTTTCAAAAATAAAGGACGCTTGA
- the ispF gene encoding 2-C-methyl-D-erythritol 2,4-cyclodiphosphate synthase: MINKVLVIAAAGSSSRMGLGKKKEYLPLKKGTVLSESVRAFIEAADFSEIIVSIPKNGEQEAKSALLADTELESLLKNTTLTFAEGGVTRQESVFKALCKIKNKNSIVLIHDGARPFVSKKIIQDVISKAQEFGAAVPAIQPVDTQKEIAPDGTISRHLVRKNLGAVQTPQGFFLEPLTECHKAAFQKKLEFTDDTEVWDAFPNFTGGKKVHVVEGSEKNKKITFIQDISKETKMIRIGIGTDLHKLVEGRKFILGGVEIPAEKGELGHSDGDVLLHAISDALLGASGMGDIGSYFPSEDSKWKNADSAELLKKIWADVKSAGWALGNLDCVVETEKPKLLPWREKIISSIAGILETASEKIFVKAKTNEKQDAVGAGNAIKAYCVCLLEKTE, encoded by the coding sequence ATGATTAATAAAGTTCTTGTCATAGCCGCCGCAGGTTCTTCCAGCCGAATGGGGCTTGGCAAAAAAAAAGAATACCTTCCATTAAAAAAAGGAACTGTGCTTTCTGAATCAGTCCGTGCATTTATTGAAGCTGCGGATTTTTCAGAAATTATAGTTTCCATTCCAAAAAACGGCGAGCAGGAAGCAAAATCCGCATTGCTTGCCGACACGGAACTAGAAAGCCTTTTAAAAAACACAACGCTGACTTTTGCAGAAGGCGGAGTTACAAGGCAAGAATCAGTTTTCAAGGCGCTTTGCAAAATCAAAAACAAAAATTCAATTGTCCTAATCCATGACGGCGCGCGTCCGTTCGTTTCAAAAAAAATAATTCAGGATGTGATTTCTAAAGCGCAAGAATTTGGAGCGGCAGTTCCGGCAATTCAGCCTGTTGACACGCAAAAAGAAATTGCGCCGGATGGAACAATCAGCCGTCATCTTGTAAGAAAAAATTTGGGAGCCGTGCAAACTCCGCAGGGATTTTTTCTTGAACCGCTGACTGAATGCCACAAAGCTGCTTTTCAAAAAAAACTTGAGTTCACGGACGACACAGAAGTTTGGGACGCTTTTCCAAATTTTACAGGCGGAAAAAAAGTCCACGTTGTTGAAGGCAGCGAAAAAAACAAGAAGATAACTTTTATTCAGGATATTTCCAAGGAAACAAAAATGATCCGCATAGGAATTGGAACAGACTTGCACAAGCTTGTTGAAGGCAGAAAATTTATTTTGGGCGGAGTCGAAATCCCGGCGGAAAAAGGAGAGCTTGGGCATTCAGACGGAGATGTTCTGCTTCATGCAATCAGCGACGCGCTTTTGGGAGCTTCTGGCATGGGCGACATAGGCTCGTATTTTCCAAGCGAAGATTCAAAATGGAAAAACGCTGATTCCGCGGAACTTCTAAAAAAAATCTGGGCAGACGTAAAATCAGCAGGCTGGGCTTTAGGAAATCTTGATTGCGTGGTAGAAACAGAAAAACCAAAATTGCTTCCTTGGCGCGAAAAAATAATCAGCTCAATCGCAGGCATTCTTGAAACTGCATCAGAAAAAATTTTTGTAAAAGCAAAGACAAACGAAAAACAAGACGCTGTAGGAGCAGGCAACGCAATAAAGGCATACTGCGTATGTCTATTAGAAAAAACTGAATAG